The nucleotide sequence CTGATGTTCGGGACGGATCTTCCTTCCACTCGTTCTCCTGCTCCTTTTACCGAAGAGGATCTACATCTCGTAACGGAAACTTTCGATGGAGAATTATTACAAAAAGTATTATATACGAATGCTCTAGAGTTTTACGGCGTAAACGTAAAAGTATAAGAGCCCGTCCCAAAAGATCAGGCTCTTGAAGTCCGCGACTTGGTATTGAACGATAACCTATATTTGGGGTAGACTGTAATTTATTCTTTTTTAAAGATCCGATCCGCTATCCTTTTAACGATCCAAGAGGGAAATATTTTCGTAGAATAATAATGTGCCTGATTCATAAATCCCGGGACGGATCTTTTGGTCTCGTTTTGGATCGCGTTAAATGCAACCTTGGCCACATCTTTCGGATCCATCGCGATAGAGTAGGCAAGATTTCCTAACGATCCCTTTTTGTTTTCTTTATGAATTCCTGCTACGGAAAGAAAGTTTGTCTTAGTGGTTCCCGGATATAAGATCCCAAGTTTGACCCTATAAGGAGAAAGTTCCGCAGCCAATGCTTCCGAAAAACTAACCACATACGCTTTGCTAGCTGCATAAGCCGCCATATAGGATAGAGGCTGCAAAGAAGCTGTAGATGCAACGTTCAATATAAAACCGTTTTTACGTTCGATCATTCTTTTAGAAAATTCGTTGGAAAGTCTGGTAACTGCATTCACGTTTAGTAAAAGCATGGAATCCACTTTTTCCGGAGAAAGTTCCCAGGATTTTCCCCAAAGCCCGAATCCCGCATTATTGACCAGGACATCTACTTCTAAATTCAGTTTGGAGATCCATTTTAGAATTTTAGGAATACTTTCTGTTTGAGTTAGATCCGCTTCTAAGGTTTCTAATTTTCCGGAAGGGTTTACGTCTTTGCATTCTTTATGCAGAAGTTTTAATTCTTCTTTGGAAATGCTGACCACTAGTACTTGATAACCTTGTTTGTATAATAGGAGAGAAAGTTCTTTACCAATTCCGGAAGAACCTCCGGTAATGAGCGCTGTTTTTTGATTGATGTTCGTTTTCATTTAATTTCCTTTTCGATTTCGCAATAGATCCCCTAAGTTCTGAAATCTGTCAAAGCCTTTCAAAACCTGAAAAATCTAGCTTGCTCCATGGAAAAAGGAACTTAGAGTTTCCGGAATGTCTCCTTTATTCCAACCGTTAAAAACATATTTGGATGCAAAACTTTCTTTGGTCGATAAGATCACTAAGGAAAGAAAGGCGGTACTTTCTTCGTTGGCGGATTCTATTCTCCAATCTTTTGAGAACAAACAAAAAGCGAATTTAGTATTTATATGCACTCATAATTCGAGAAGGAGCCAGATCGCTCAGGCATTCGCAGCAAGCATTCCTCATTATTTTGATTTTCCCGGGATCAAATCTTTTTCCGGGGGAACGAGTATCACCGAGCTACATCCGAATGTAGTAAACGTTTTAGGAAATTGCGGATTTCGTTTGGAGAACCAAGGCCCCCCTCGCAATCCTAAATATTCAATTTGGTGGGCGGATGGGACTCCTGCTTTAACCGCTTATTCCAAAAAATTCCAAGATGCTCCGAATCCTGTCTCCGAGTTCATTGCGGTTTTGGTTTGTTCCCAAGCGGATGAATCCTGCCCCTATGTTCCGGGAGCGGAAGCAAGGATCTCTCTTCCATTCGAAGATCCTAAAATTGCTGACGATTCCGAAAATCCGTTAGAGAAATATATGCAAACTTGCGATCAGATCTCTTCCGAACTTCTTTATACTTTCCGGGAAGTAAAACGGAAACTTTGAGATTCTTTAGGTTCTTGTAGGAATTCCTATATTTATAGTTTGCCAGATCGTTTCTCTCTGTAGAATTAATATTTATGACGGTTCGTAATGAAGAAGATCTGAAAGCATTAAAAAGAGTAGGCAGAATTACTGCCGAGACTTTGGTCAAGATGAGAGAAGCTGCTAAGCCGGGGATCAGCACCAAAGAACTGGACCGTATCGCTCATTCTTATTTCTCTAAGTTCGGAGCGAAAAGTGCTCCCCAACTCATGTACAAATTTCCCGGTAACACATGTATCAGCTTGAATACTGAGATTGCTCATGGAATTCCAAACGATCGTATTTTGAAAGAAGGGGACCTATTGAATCTAGATGTTTCTTTGGAATTAAACGGGTATTTTGCAGACACCGGTTATACTTTAATAGTTGGTCAAGATGAGAAAGGTTTAACCAAATTATTGGATGTCTCTTCAGAAGCGTTAAAACGTGCTCTTTCGGGAGTAAGAACGGGACAAAAACTGAACTCTATCGGCAAAACCATAGAGAATACTGCAAAGAGGAATGGATACAAGGTGATCCGGACCTTATGCGGACATGGAGTGGGAAAATCTCTCCACGAAGAACCATTCAATATTTGTAATTATTACGAGCCTAGAGATAAGCGAATTTTAAGATCGGGGCAGGTCATCGCGGTGGAAACTTTCGTTTCAACCGGAGCCGAAGATTTTGTAGAAGGATCGGAT is from Leptospira sp. WS58.C1 and encodes:
- a CDS encoding SDR family NAD(P)-dependent oxidoreductase, with amino-acid sequence MKTNINQKTALITGGSSGIGKELSLLLYKQGYQVLVVSISKEELKLLHKECKDVNPSGKLETLEADLTQTESIPKILKWISKLNLEVDVLVNNAGFGLWGKSWELSPEKVDSMLLLNVNAVTRLSNEFSKRMIERKNGFILNVASTASLQPLSYMAAYAASKAYVVSFSEALAAELSPYRVKLGILYPGTTKTNFLSVAGIHKENKKGSLGNLAYSIAMDPKDVAKVAFNAIQNETKRSVPGFMNQAHYYSTKIFPSWIVKRIADRIFKKE
- the map gene encoding type I methionyl aminopeptidase, whose translation is MTVRNEEDLKALKRVGRITAETLVKMREAAKPGISTKELDRIAHSYFSKFGAKSAPQLMYKFPGNTCISLNTEIAHGIPNDRILKEGDLLNLDVSLELNGYFADTGYTLIVGQDEKGLTKLLDVSSEALKRALSGVRTGQKLNSIGKTIENTAKRNGYKVIRTLCGHGVGKSLHEEPFNICNYYEPRDKRILRSGQVIAVETFVSTGAEDFVEGSDGWTLKTPDGSFTAQFEHSVVVTDFGPIILTAA